A stretch of Crossiella cryophila DNA encodes these proteins:
- a CDS encoding ABC transporter permease codes for MSAGAPSRARSIGLLALRRLAFAIPVLLVVAVAVFLLGAASPFDPVYQYYGVQIFGAGAEDVARARAQLGLDDSVFVQFGRWAGTLLSGDLGASRSFRQPVAEVIAERLPWTLLLVTTGLLLAVLIALVLGVFAAWRQGGWLDRVVTATGHALEGIPPFVLGLVAVAVFTLGLGWLPGGGLTDAGAEATVGQVATHLVLPAVVLGVSQSPWLILHIRQSLLTVLAEDHVTGARARGLGEPMVVLRHALPTALLPFVTLLGARVPELVTGAVLVEEVFSWPGVAGAVVKSALAVDFPLLVALSLLATAAVLIGSLLADVAAALLDPRVATDG; via the coding sequence GTGAGCGCCGGCGCGCCCAGCCGGGCCCGGTCCATCGGGCTGCTCGCCCTGCGCCGCCTGGCGTTCGCGATCCCGGTGCTGCTGGTGGTCGCGGTCGCGGTGTTCCTGCTGGGCGCGGCCTCGCCGTTCGACCCGGTGTACCAGTACTACGGCGTGCAGATCTTCGGCGCCGGCGCGGAGGACGTGGCCAGGGCGCGGGCCCAGCTCGGGCTCGACGACTCGGTGTTCGTCCAATTCGGACGGTGGGCTGGCACCCTGCTGAGCGGGGATCTCGGTGCCAGCCGGTCCTTCCGGCAGCCGGTGGCCGAGGTGATCGCCGAACGCCTGCCCTGGACCCTGCTGCTGGTCACCACCGGCCTGCTGCTGGCGGTGCTGATCGCGCTGGTGCTCGGCGTGTTCGCGGCCTGGCGGCAGGGCGGCTGGCTGGACCGCGTGGTGACCGCGACCGGCCATGCGCTGGAAGGGATTCCGCCGTTCGTGCTCGGACTGGTCGCGGTGGCGGTGTTCACCCTCGGCCTGGGCTGGCTGCCCGGCGGTGGGCTCACCGACGCCGGTGCGGAGGCCACCGTCGGTCAGGTGGCCACCCACCTGGTGCTTCCCGCGGTGGTGCTCGGGGTGTCCCAGTCGCCGTGGCTGATCCTGCACATCCGGCAGTCCCTGCTGACCGTGCTGGCCGAGGATCACGTGACCGGCGCGCGGGCGCGTGGGCTGGGTGAGCCGATGGTGGTGCTGCGGCACGCGTTGCCGACCGCGCTGCTGCCGTTCGTCACCCTGCTCGGGGCGCGGGTGCCGGAACTGGTGACCGGTGCCGTCCTGGTCGAGGAGGTCTTCTCCTGGCCGGGAGTGGCCGGTGCGGTGGTGAAATCGGCGCTGGCGGTGGACTTCCCGCTGCTGGTCGCGTTGTCCCTGCTGGCGACCGCGGCGGTGCTGATCGGCTCGCTGCTGGCCGATGTGGCCGCCGCACTGCTGGATCCGAGGGTGGCCACCGATGGCTGA
- a CDS encoding S1 family peptidase: MTSALALAVGATVAATLPAAAESSPLLNQGMLEAMQHDLGLTADQAVQRVAAETKAGTVEQSLRAALADSFGGAHFAAGQAKLVVGVTDAAKAAEVRAAGAEPRFVAHSANKLDSVVSRLNQDQAPADVSGWYVDVANNRVVVNVQPGQAAKAADFVAKTGVDRGAVSVVEAAAKNEPLYDVRGGDAYYMGGRCSVGFSVQGGFVTAGHCGRTGTATQGFNQVAQGTFRGSSFPGNDYAWVAVNANWTPRGVVNNYSGGTVRVAGSSEAAVGASICKSGSTTSWTCGSVQAKNQTVNYAQGAVTGLTRTNARADRGDSGGSFISGNQAQGVTSGGDLAAGIIYFQPVNEILGAYGLRLVTS, encoded by the coding sequence GTGACCTCCGCACTCGCGCTCGCGGTCGGTGCGACCGTGGCGGCCACCCTGCCGGCCGCCGCCGAGTCCTCCCCCCTGCTGAACCAGGGGATGCTGGAGGCCATGCAGCACGACCTCGGCCTCACCGCTGACCAGGCGGTGCAGCGGGTCGCCGCCGAAACCAAGGCTGGCACGGTCGAGCAGAGCCTGCGCGCCGCGCTGGCCGATTCCTTCGGTGGCGCGCACTTCGCCGCGGGCCAGGCGAAACTCGTGGTCGGCGTGACGGACGCGGCCAAGGCCGCCGAGGTCCGCGCGGCGGGCGCCGAGCCGAGGTTCGTGGCGCACAGCGCGAACAAGCTGGACTCGGTGGTCTCCCGGCTCAACCAGGACCAGGCGCCTGCCGACGTCTCCGGCTGGTACGTGGACGTGGCCAACAACCGCGTCGTGGTCAACGTGCAGCCGGGTCAGGCCGCCAAGGCCGCGGACTTCGTGGCCAAGACCGGCGTGGACCGCGGTGCGGTCTCCGTGGTCGAGGCGGCGGCGAAGAACGAGCCGCTCTACGACGTCCGCGGTGGCGACGCCTACTACATGGGTGGCCGTTGCTCGGTCGGTTTCTCGGTGCAGGGCGGGTTCGTCACCGCCGGGCACTGTGGCCGGACCGGCACCGCGACCCAGGGCTTCAACCAGGTCGCGCAGGGCACCTTCCGCGGTTCTTCCTTCCCTGGCAACGACTACGCCTGGGTCGCGGTGAACGCGAACTGGACCCCGCGCGGTGTGGTGAACAACTACAGCGGCGGCACCGTCCGGGTGGCTGGCTCCTCGGAGGCCGCGGTGGGCGCCTCGATCTGCAAGTCGGGTTCGACCACCAGCTGGACCTGCGGTTCGGTGCAGGCCAAGAACCAGACGGTGAACTACGCCCAGGGCGCGGTCACCGGCCTGACCCGCACCAACGCCCGCGCCGACCGCGGTGACTCCGGTGGGTCGTTCATCTCCGGCAACCAGGCCCAGGGTGTCACCTCCGGTGGCGACCTGGCCGCGGGCATCATCTACTTCCAGCCGGTGAACGAGATCCTGGGCGCCTACGGCCTGCGCCTGGTGACCAGCTGA
- the hisD gene encoding histidinol dehydrogenase gives MLRRTDLRGRVPSAAELRATLPRAEVDVDAVLHQVRPVVEAVRATGVTAALEYTERFDGVRPAAIRVPVAKLGESLAALDPAVRDALEESIRRATLVHADQRRVDKTTQVVPGGTVTERWVPVGRVGLYVPGGLAVYPSSVIMNVVPAQQAGVESLVVCSPPQAEFGGLPHPAILAACELLGVTEVWAVGGAQAIALAAYGGTDTDGAELTPVDLITGPGNVYVTAAKRLLRGLVGIDSEAGPTEIAVLADETADPVHVAADLISQAEHDTLAASVLVTTSVALAEAVDAELGRQVAATKHTERIRIALGGPQSGCVLVSTVDDGLRVVDAYAAEHLEIQTVDAAAVAARVRNAGAIFVGAYAPVSLGDYCAGSNHVLPTGGCARHSSGLSVQTFLRGIHVIDYSEAALREVAAQVVALADAEDLPAHGQAVTARFGGAS, from the coding sequence ATGCTGCGCCGCACCGACCTCCGAGGTCGAGTCCCCTCCGCCGCCGAGCTGCGCGCCACGCTGCCGCGCGCCGAGGTCGACGTGGATGCGGTCCTGCATCAGGTCCGGCCGGTGGTCGAGGCGGTGCGGGCGACCGGTGTGACCGCGGCGCTGGAGTACACCGAACGCTTCGACGGCGTCCGGCCAGCCGCCATCCGGGTGCCGGTGGCCAAGCTCGGCGAGTCCCTGGCCGCGCTGGACCCGGCGGTGCGTGACGCGCTGGAGGAGTCGATCCGGCGGGCCACCCTGGTGCACGCAGATCAGCGGCGGGTGGACAAGACCACCCAGGTGGTGCCCGGCGGCACCGTGACCGAGCGCTGGGTGCCGGTCGGGCGGGTCGGGCTGTACGTGCCCGGCGGGCTGGCCGTCTACCCCTCCAGCGTGATCATGAACGTGGTGCCCGCTCAGCAGGCCGGGGTGGAGTCGCTGGTCGTCTGCTCGCCGCCGCAGGCGGAGTTCGGCGGGCTGCCGCACCCGGCCATCCTGGCCGCCTGCGAGCTGCTCGGGGTCACCGAGGTGTGGGCGGTCGGCGGGGCGCAGGCGATCGCGCTGGCCGCGTACGGCGGCACCGATACCGACGGCGCCGAGCTGACCCCGGTGGACCTGATCACCGGGCCGGGCAACGTGTACGTGACCGCGGCCAAGCGGCTGCTGCGCGGACTGGTCGGCATCGACTCCGAGGCAGGGCCGACCGAGATCGCGGTGCTGGCCGACGAGACCGCCGACCCGGTGCACGTGGCCGCGGACCTGATCAGCCAGGCCGAGCACGACACCCTGGCCGCCAGCGTGCTGGTCACCACCTCGGTGGCACTCGCCGAGGCGGTGGACGCCGAACTCGGGCGCCAGGTGGCCGCGACCAAGCACACCGAGCGGATCCGGATCGCCCTGGGCGGCCCGCAGTCCGGCTGCGTGCTGGTGTCCACTGTGGACGACGGGCTGCGGGTGGTGGACGCCTACGCGGCCGAGCACCTGGAGATCCAGACCGTGGACGCGGCTGCGGTGGCTGCCCGGGTGCGCAACGCCGGGGCGATCTTCGTCGGGGCCTACGCGCCGGTCTCCCTCGGCGACTACTGCGCCGGGTCCAACCACGTGCTGCCCACCGGCGGCTGCGCCCGGCACTCCTCCGGGCTGAGCGTGCAGACCTTCCTGCGCGGCATCCACGTCATCGACTACAGCGAGGCGGCCCTGCGTGAGGTCGCCGCCCAGGTGGTCGCGCTGGCCGACGCCGAGGACCTGCCCGCGCACGGCCAGGCCGTCACCGCCCGCTTCGGCGGCGCCTCATGA
- a CDS encoding ABC transporter permease, with protein sequence MAERQVLQREWRSAARKRAGTPRGRGAAGRARLRLWLGLGTMLALVLGAILLPWLGGLDESLVDYQSIRLAPSAEHLFGTDGGGRDLLLRTFAGLRVSLLVAVLCAVLSTVLGVLIGGLSGLVGGWPDRLLMRLVDTVNAVPHLLLGIVIVALYRGSLTAVVASIALTHWTTVARIVRAEVLSLRQRPFVDAAISGGSSRRRVLRRHLLPAVVPQAAVSAVLLLPHAVWHETALSFLGLGLPPHLASIGNILTEGRQAVLLGAWWIVALPSVVLVVATLAVSGVAAVWRDRLVPRRRSELAL encoded by the coding sequence ATGGCTGAACGTCAAGTGCTGCAACGGGAATGGCGATCGGCCGCGCGTAAGCGGGCAGGTACACCGCGGGGCAGAGGTGCGGCGGGGCGGGCGAGGCTGCGGTTGTGGCTGGGTCTTGGCACCATGCTCGCGCTGGTGCTGGGCGCGATCCTGTTGCCCTGGCTGGGCGGCCTGGACGAGTCCCTTGTGGACTATCAGTCGATCCGGCTGGCGCCCAGCGCCGAGCACCTGTTCGGCACCGACGGCGGCGGGCGGGACCTGCTGCTGCGGACCTTCGCCGGACTGCGCGTCTCCCTGCTCGTGGCGGTGCTGTGCGCGGTGCTGTCCACCGTGCTCGGCGTGCTCATCGGCGGACTGTCCGGATTGGTCGGCGGCTGGCCGGACCGGTTGCTGATGCGCCTGGTCGACACCGTCAACGCGGTGCCGCACCTGTTGCTGGGCATCGTGATCGTCGCGCTCTACCGGGGCAGCCTGACCGCGGTGGTCGCCTCGATCGCGCTCACCCACTGGACCACGGTGGCCCGGATCGTGCGCGCCGAGGTGCTCTCGTTGCGGCAGCGGCCCTTCGTGGACGCGGCCATCTCCGGCGGCTCCTCGCGCCGGCGGGTGCTGCGACGGCACCTGCTGCCCGCGGTGGTGCCGCAGGCCGCGGTGTCCGCGGTGCTGTTGCTGCCGCACGCGGTGTGGCACGAGACCGCGCTGAGCTTCCTCGGCCTCGGCCTGCCGCCGCACCTGGCCAGCATCGGCAACATCCTCACCGAGGGCCGTCAGGCCGTGCTGCTGGGCGCCTGGTGGATCGTGGCCCTGCCGTCGGTGGTGCTGGTGGTGGCCACCCTGGCCGTCTCCGGGGTGGCCGCGGTGTGGCGGGACCGACTGGTGCCGCGTCGACGATCGGAGCTGGCGCTGTGA
- a CDS encoding ABC transporter ATP-binding protein, producing MLSGTGLVAGYRSGVPVLSEVDIQIARGEVVGLAGPSGCGKSTLARVLTLLMAPWAGQVSVDGEPVRGFRHAAPRAQRTAIGVVFQQPRLSVDPRFTLHQIVAEPLRANRKHPVDERVAELTDQVGLTAELLRRRPHEVSDGQLQRACLARALALEPRYLVCDEMTAMLDASTTAALVGVVADHSNSTGTGVLAISHDEPLLSVWADRVVRWQPTGEEQ from the coding sequence GTGCTGAGCGGGACCGGCCTGGTCGCCGGATACCGCAGCGGCGTGCCCGTACTGTCCGAAGTGGACATCCAGATCGCGCGCGGTGAAGTCGTCGGACTCGCCGGGCCAAGCGGGTGTGGCAAGTCCACCCTGGCCAGGGTGCTGACCCTGCTGATGGCGCCGTGGGCCGGGCAGGTCAGCGTGGACGGCGAGCCGGTACGCGGGTTCCGGCACGCCGCGCCACGGGCCCAGCGGACCGCGATCGGGGTGGTCTTCCAGCAGCCCCGGCTCAGCGTGGACCCGCGCTTCACCCTGCACCAGATCGTGGCCGAACCCCTGCGCGCCAACCGGAAACACCCGGTGGACGAGCGGGTGGCCGAGCTGACCGACCAGGTCGGACTCACCGCGGAACTGCTGCGCAGACGACCGCACGAGGTCAGCGACGGGCAACTGCAACGGGCCTGCCTGGCCAGGGCGCTCGCGCTGGAACCGCGCTATCTGGTCTGCGACGAGATGACCGCGATGCTGGACGCCTCCACCACCGCCGCACTGGTCGGCGTGGTGGCCGACCACAGCAACTCCACCGGCACCGGCGTGCTGGCGATCAGCCACGACGAACCGCTGCTGTCGGTGTGGGCGGACCGGGTGGTGCGGTGGCAGCCGACAGGGGAGGAACAATGA
- a CDS encoding M14 family zinc carboxypeptidase translates to MLTRRRTLLATATAACAALLLATPMTTSATTPSPAETSAAAEAAHADKAIYLVHKVGTPELRSAVARTGIDVMGADGDVMSVRASEAEVRVLRAKGFEVEFRAAGEHGDHSHGDLGIADFPPADAAYHNFAEVTAELRKAEADHPGIAQLRSIGKSHENRDLWMIKISDNVATDENEPEVLFNCNQHAREHLTVEMCLRIVNRFTDGYTTDPAIKSFVDSREIWVIPSVNPDGSEYDVATGSYRSWRKNRQAPGGTDLNRNWDYNWGCCGGSSGSTSSDTYRGPSAFSAPETARLRDFVNSRVVGGKQQITANIDFHTFSELVLWPYGYTTADTGPGLTADDARTFQTLGRQMAATNNYKPQQSSDLYITDGSSIDWMWGRHKIWSYTFEMFPSSIWGGGFYPPDEVINRETSRNDRAVDLMLTYADCVPRVIGKTC, encoded by the coding sequence ATGTTGACCAGACGTCGCACCCTGCTGGCGACGGCAACCGCGGCCTGCGCGGCGCTCCTGCTGGCGACCCCGATGACGACCAGCGCCACCACCCCCAGCCCCGCCGAGACCAGCGCGGCGGCCGAGGCCGCGCACGCGGACAAGGCGATCTACCTCGTGCACAAGGTCGGCACCCCGGAACTCCGCAGCGCGGTGGCCCGGACCGGCATCGACGTCATGGGCGCCGACGGGGACGTGATGAGCGTCCGGGCGAGTGAGGCCGAGGTGCGGGTGCTGCGCGCCAAGGGCTTCGAGGTGGAGTTCCGGGCCGCCGGCGAGCACGGGGACCACAGCCACGGCGATCTCGGGATCGCCGACTTCCCACCGGCCGACGCGGCGTATCACAACTTCGCCGAGGTCACCGCGGAGCTGCGCAAGGCCGAGGCGGACCACCCCGGCATCGCGCAACTGCGCAGCATCGGGAAGTCGCACGAGAACCGCGACCTGTGGATGATCAAGATCAGCGACAACGTGGCCACCGACGAGAACGAGCCCGAGGTCCTGTTCAACTGCAACCAGCACGCCCGCGAGCACCTCACCGTGGAGATGTGCCTGCGGATCGTGAACCGGTTCACCGACGGCTACACCACCGATCCGGCGATCAAGTCCTTTGTGGACAGCCGGGAGATCTGGGTGATCCCCAGCGTCAACCCGGACGGCTCCGAGTACGACGTGGCCACCGGCTCCTACCGGTCCTGGCGGAAGAACCGGCAGGCCCCCGGCGGCACCGACCTCAACCGGAACTGGGACTACAACTGGGGCTGCTGCGGCGGTTCCAGCGGCAGCACCTCCAGTGACACCTACCGCGGGCCGTCGGCCTTCTCCGCGCCGGAGACCGCGCGGCTGCGGGACTTCGTGAACTCCCGGGTGGTCGGCGGCAAGCAGCAGATCACCGCCAACATCGACTTCCACACCTTCTCCGAGCTGGTGCTCTGGCCCTACGGCTACACCACCGCGGACACCGGTCCCGGTCTGACCGCCGACGACGCCCGCACCTTCCAGACCCTGGGCAGGCAGATGGCGGCCACCAACAACTACAAGCCGCAGCAGTCCAGCGACCTCTACATCACCGACGGCAGCAGCATCGACTGGATGTGGGGACGGCACAAGATCTGGTCCTACACCTTCGAGATGTTCCCGAGTTCGATCTGGGGCGGCGGCTTCTACCCACCCGATGAGGTGATCAACCGGGAGACCAGCCGCAACGACCGGGCGGTCGACCTCATGCTGACCTACGCCGACTGCGTGCCGCGCGTGATCGGCAAGACCTGCTGA
- a CDS encoding M14 family metallopeptidase, with protein MIPLSATAKPAAPAGVMDFPPADAGYHNFAELGAELRKVGTNHPGLARTTSIGKSHENRDLWLTKISDNVATDENEPEVLFTCSQHAREHLTVEMCLRIINRFTEGYATDPAIKKFVDSREIWVVSNVNPDGSEYDIATGSYRSWRKNRQPNAGGTFGTDLNRNWGHKWGCCGGSSGSPGSDTYRGAAAFSSPETRAVSNFVNSRVVGGKQQITTHIDWHTYGELIMWPFGWTKDDIAPGLNAAEHKAFKELGTQMAATNGYKPQQASDLYITDGGVRDWMWGQHKIWSFTFEMFGGQYGFYPPDELIGRETTRNDKAVDLILTYADCVPRIVGGTC; from the coding sequence ATGATCCCGTTGTCCGCCACCGCGAAGCCCGCCGCCCCGGCCGGGGTGATGGACTTCCCGCCGGCCGACGCCGGCTACCACAACTTCGCCGAGCTGGGCGCCGAGCTGCGCAAGGTCGGCACGAACCACCCTGGGCTGGCCCGCACCACCAGCATCGGCAAGTCGCACGAGAACCGCGACCTGTGGCTGACCAAGATCAGCGACAACGTGGCAACCGACGAGAACGAGCCCGAGGTGCTGTTCACCTGCAGCCAGCACGCGCGGGAGCACCTGACCGTGGAGATGTGCCTGCGCATCATCAACCGGTTCACCGAGGGCTACGCCACCGACCCGGCGATCAAGAAGTTCGTCGACTCCAGGGAGATCTGGGTCGTCTCCAACGTGAACCCGGACGGTTCCGAGTACGACATCGCCACCGGCTCCTACCGGTCCTGGCGGAAGAACCGCCAGCCCAACGCCGGCGGCACCTTCGGCACCGACCTCAACCGCAACTGGGGCCACAAGTGGGGCTGCTGCGGCGGTTCCAGCGGTTCGCCGGGCAGCGACACCTACCGCGGCGCCGCGGCCTTCTCCTCCCCGGAGACCAGGGCGGTCAGCAACTTCGTCAACTCCAGGGTGGTCGGCGGCAAGCAGCAGATCACCACGCACATCGACTGGCACACCTACGGCGAGCTGATCATGTGGCCGTTCGGCTGGACCAAGGACGACATCGCGCCCGGCCTCAACGCGGCCGAGCACAAGGCGTTCAAGGAACTCGGCACCCAGATGGCGGCCACCAACGGGTACAAGCCGCAGCAGGCCAGCGATCTCTACATCACCGACGGCGGGGTCCGGGACTGGATGTGGGGCCAGCACAAGATCTGGAGCTTCACCTTCGAGATGTTCGGCGGCCAGTACGGCTTCTACCCGCCGGATGAGCTGATCGGCCGGGAGACCACCCGCAACGACAAGGCCGTCGACCTGATCCTGACCTACGCCGACTGCGTGCCGCGCATCGTCGGCGGCACCTGCTGA
- a CDS encoding M14 family metallopeptidase has product MLRIRRSVVTAVAAAGLALLLPLGLLSAPPAQAAAPGDVVYEVGGAHTTDARTEVANTGVDVISAQHGKMTVAANAEQARILRAKGFSLTSQGTVEEQLKALSPGREGDLGVADFPAGYAGYHNFAEMTANIRKAQTDHPAIAQVRSIGKSHENRDLWMVKISDNVATDENEPEVLFNCNIHAREHLTVEMCLQIINRFTDNYASNPTIKNFVDTREIWVIPSVNPDGSEYDIASGSFRSWRKNRQGQGTDPNRNWGYKWGCCGGSSGSPSSETYRGPSAFSAPETRALSNFVNSRVVGGKQQITANIDFHTYGELVLWPFGWTKADTAPGLNADEARTFQTLGRQMAATNNYKPEQGSDLYVTDGDITDWMWGQHKIWSYTFEMYGGGPGIGGFYPNDTVINRETARNDRAVDLMLSYADCVPRVIGKTC; this is encoded by the coding sequence ATGTTGCGGATCCGCCGTAGCGTCGTGACCGCGGTCGCGGCCGCCGGTCTCGCCCTGCTCCTCCCACTCGGCCTCCTCAGCGCGCCACCCGCGCAGGCAGCCGCCCCTGGTGATGTGGTCTACGAGGTCGGTGGCGCGCACACCACCGACGCGCGCACCGAAGTCGCGAACACCGGCGTGGACGTCATCTCCGCGCAGCACGGCAAGATGACCGTGGCCGCCAACGCCGAACAGGCGAGGATCCTGCGCGCCAAGGGCTTCAGCCTCACCTCGCAGGGCACGGTCGAGGAGCAGCTGAAGGCCCTGTCCCCCGGCCGCGAAGGCGACCTCGGGGTCGCCGACTTCCCGGCAGGCTATGCCGGGTACCACAACTTCGCGGAGATGACCGCGAACATCCGCAAGGCGCAGACGGATCACCCGGCGATCGCGCAGGTGCGCAGCATCGGCAAGTCGCACGAGAACCGCGACCTGTGGATGGTCAAGATCAGCGACAACGTGGCCACCGACGAGAACGAGCCCGAGGTCCTGTTCAACTGCAACATCCACGCGCGTGAGCACCTGACCGTGGAGATGTGCCTGCAGATCATCAACCGGTTCACCGACAACTACGCGAGCAACCCGACGATCAAGAACTTCGTGGACACCAGGGAGATCTGGGTGATCCCCAGCGTCAACCCGGACGGCTCGGAGTACGACATCGCCTCCGGCAGCTTCCGCAGCTGGCGCAAGAACCGGCAGGGCCAGGGCACCGACCCCAACCGCAACTGGGGCTACAAGTGGGGCTGCTGCGGCGGTTCCAGCGGTTCGCCGAGCAGTGAGACCTACCGGGGGCCGTCGGCGTTCTCCGCGCCGGAGACCCGCGCGCTGAGCAACTTCGTCAACTCCCGGGTGGTCGGCGGCAAGCAGCAGATCACCGCCAACATCGACTTCCACACCTACGGCGAACTGGTGCTGTGGCCCTTCGGCTGGACCAAGGCCGACACCGCACCCGGGCTCAACGCCGACGAGGCCAGGACCTTCCAGACCCTGGGCAGGCAGATGGCGGCGACCAACAACTACAAGCCGGAGCAGGGCAGCGACCTCTACGTCACCGACGGCGACATCACCGACTGGATGTGGGGGCAGCACAAGATCTGGTCCTACACCTTCGAGATGTACGGCGGCGGCCCCGGCATCGGCGGCTTCTACCCCAATGACACCGTGATCAATCGTGAGACTGCTCGCAACGACCGCGCGGTGGATCTCATGCTGTCCTATGCGGACTGTGTGCCGCGGGTGATCGGCAAGACCTGCTGA
- a CDS encoding aminotransferase class V-fold PLP-dependent enzyme, whose amino-acid sequence MIDLDRVRADTPGCLEQVFLDSAGSSLPPEPVLAEVLGHLRREAEVGGYRAAAERGADLDAGYQVAADFFGCAPTDIAFTDSATRSWLLGMSAVPLGAGDRILVSQVEYGSNAIALMQRAQEVGATVELVPSAEDGSISVPALKELLDERVKLVSVVHMPTNGGLVNPAKEIIDAAHEVGALTLLDACQTAGQRRVRLDELGADLISVTGRKWLRGPRGTGLLVVNPVAAHRLRPPLIDQHSADWTGLGQWTLRPDARVHELWEYSVADRLGLIAALRYADELGIDHIQAAVVERAELLRAELAALPGVTVHDLGTERGGIVSFSLAGIDGTDVKKALLAKNITLSVGGPTGALLDMAARGLSQVVRASPHYFVSHAQLTRFVAAVAAIAA is encoded by the coding sequence ATGATCGATCTCGACCGGGTCCGTGCGGACACGCCGGGCTGCCTGGAGCAGGTTTTCCTGGACAGCGCGGGAAGTTCGCTGCCACCCGAACCCGTGCTGGCCGAGGTGCTCGGTCATCTCAGGCGGGAGGCCGAGGTCGGCGGCTACCGGGCGGCGGCCGAACGCGGCGCCGACCTGGACGCCGGCTACCAGGTCGCCGCGGACTTCTTCGGTTGCGCGCCAACCGATATCGCCTTCACCGACAGCGCCACCCGGTCCTGGCTGCTCGGCATGTCCGCGGTGCCGCTGGGCGCGGGCGACCGGATCCTGGTCAGCCAGGTCGAGTACGGCAGCAACGCGATCGCCCTGATGCAGCGGGCCCAGGAGGTCGGCGCCACCGTCGAACTGGTGCCCAGCGCCGAGGACGGCTCGATCTCGGTGCCCGCGCTCAAGGAACTCCTGGACGAGCGGGTCAAACTGGTCTCGGTGGTGCACATGCCCACCAACGGCGGACTGGTCAACCCGGCCAAGGAGATCATCGACGCCGCGCACGAGGTCGGCGCGCTCACCCTCCTCGACGCCTGCCAGACCGCAGGGCAGCGACGGGTGCGGCTGGACGAACTGGGTGCGGACCTGATCTCGGTCACCGGCCGCAAATGGCTGCGCGGACCGCGCGGCACCGGCCTGCTCGTGGTCAACCCCGTTGCCGCGCACCGGCTCCGGCCGCCGCTGATCGACCAGCACTCGGCCGACTGGACCGGGCTCGGCCAGTGGACGCTGCGCCCGGACGCCCGCGTGCACGAGCTGTGGGAGTACTCGGTGGCCGACCGGCTCGGCCTGATCGCCGCCCTGCGCTACGCCGACGAGCTGGGCATCGACCACATCCAGGCCGCCGTGGTCGAACGCGCCGAACTGCTGCGTGCCGAACTGGCCGCGCTGCCCGGGGTCACCGTGCACGACCTGGGCACCGAACGCGGCGGCATCGTCAGCTTCAGCCTGGCCGGGATCGACGGCACGGACGTCAAGAAAGCCTTGCTGGCCAAGAACATCACCCTGTCCGTCGGCGGACCCACCGGGGCGCTGCTGGACATGGCCGCGCGTGGGCTCAGCCAGGTCGTCCGGGCCTCGCCGCACTACTTCGTCAGCCACGCCCAGCTCACCCGGTTCGTGGCCGCCGTCGCGGCGATCGCGGCCTGA
- a CDS encoding ABC transporter ATP-binding protein — protein sequence MSPLLDVRELSVRFRLGRGRPEVHAVTDVSFALAPGELLALVGESGCGKSVLASALLGLLPGNAILRGEAVLATPDQEPVELVSAPESVLSQRVRGRLVGLVPQSAAAHLTPVRTAGAQLVEAVRVLRPEEPDPHWIAEGLAERVGLDPVFLKRYPHELSGGTAQRVAVALALAGDPPVVLADEPTAGLDRPLVERTVDLLAGLAEEGRAVLLITHDLSAASRVATDLAVMYASRLVERGPAAELFETPWHPYTEGLLGALPGGGFRAIPGHPPELTALPAGCAFRPRCPVADDCGGSPELVRHGDRYLACGPPC from the coding sequence GTGAGCCCCCTGCTGGACGTGCGTGAGCTGTCCGTGCGGTTCCGGCTCGGCCGCGGACGGCCCGAAGTGCACGCGGTCACCGACGTCTCCTTCGCGCTGGCCCCCGGCGAGTTGCTGGCGCTGGTGGGGGAGAGCGGCTGCGGCAAGTCGGTGCTGGCCTCGGCCTTGCTGGGACTGTTGCCGGGCAACGCGATCCTGCGCGGTGAGGCGGTGCTGGCGACCCCGGACCAGGAACCGGTCGAACTGGTGAGCGCACCGGAAAGCGTGCTGTCGCAACGGGTCCGCGGGCGACTGGTCGGGCTGGTGCCGCAGTCGGCGGCCGCGCACCTGACCCCGGTACGGACCGCCGGGGCGCAACTGGTCGAGGCGGTCCGGGTCTTGCGGCCCGAGGAACCCGACCCGCACTGGATCGCCGAGGGGCTGGCCGAGCGGGTCGGACTGGATCCGGTGTTCCTGAAACGGTATCCGCATGAGCTGTCCGGCGGCACCGCACAACGCGTCGCGGTCGCGCTCGCGCTGGCCGGGGATCCGCCGGTGGTGCTGGCCGACGAGCCGACCGCCGGACTGGACCGGCCGCTGGTCGAGCGGACCGTGGATTTGCTGGCCGGACTGGCCGAGGAGGGCCGGGCGGTTTTGCTGATCACGCACGACCTGTCCGCGGCCAGCCGGGTGGCCACCGACCTCGCGGTGATGTACGCGAGCAGGCTGGTCGAACGCGGACCGGCGGCCGAACTCTTCGAAACCCCTTGGCATCCCTACACCGAGGGGCTGCTCGGCGCGTTGCCGGGCGGTGGTTTCCGGGCTATTCCAGGACATCCGCCGGAACTGACCGCGCTGCCAGCGGGCTGCGCGTTCCGGCCGCGCTGCCCGGTGGCCGATGATTGCGGTGGGAGTCCAGAGCTGGTGCGGCACGGGGATCGCTACCTCGCCTGCGGGCCACCGTGCTGA